GACCCGCGCCGCCTAGAATGGACGGCGTGAACTCCCCGTCTTTCGCCCGCCGCCCGGCCCAGCCGTGAGGTCGCGCACCGCCAACCGCAGCGGCGTGGTCATCCGCCGCCGGGTGCTGCCGGCCGGGGACATCATCGTTACGCTGCTCACCCCCCAGGGCAAGCTCAAGGCGATCGCGCGCGGCGGGGTGCGCGGGCCGCTCTCCAGCCGCCTGAACCTCTTTCACCATGTGGGCGTGCAACTCTACCAGACGCCGCAGTCGGACCTCGCCACGGTCAAGCAGGCGGTGCTGGAAGGCGCGCTGCCCCGCCTGGCCGAGCCGGAGCGCTACGCCTTCGCGCACCTCATGGCCGAGTTCGCCGACGCCCTGTTCCAGGAGGGCGAATTCAGCGAGCAGGCCTTCGACCTGTTCGCTGGGGCGCTGCGCGGCGTGGCCTTCCAGCCGGACCCCGAGTGGGTCGCGCTCGTCATGAGCTACAAGCTGCTGGGGCTGGCAGGCATTGTGCCGCAGACCTTGCGCTGCGCCCGCTGCGGCGCCCCCAACCCCGCACATCCCGACCCCCTGGGCGGGCAACTGCTGTGCGGCGGCTGCGCGGCCCTGCCCCCCTACCCGCCCGAAGCCCTGGATTTCTTGCGGCAGGCCGTGCGGCGGAGCGTACGCGTCAGCATGGACAGCCCCGTGCCGGGCAGCCAGCGCCCCGCGCTATGGCGGGCGCTGGAGCGCTTCGTAACGGTGCAGGTGGGCGGCGTCCAGAGCTGGCGTCAGCTCGTGCCGACGGCGGACGTGGCGGTTCCGGCCTAGCCCGCACCCCGTCACTGGCCGGGCGCGGGGTCAGGAGGCTACCGCAGCCGGTGCGCTTCGATGAAGCTGATCATCTGCTGGCGGGTCGCGCCCAGAAAGGTCAGGTTGCGCGCCGCCGCGCCAATGATGGTGACGTGGTTGAGTTTGGGCAGCACCGTGAGCGTGACTGGAATGCCCGCCTTTTTGAGTGCCGCTTCCATGTTGATGGCGTTTTCCGGATACACGGTCGTGTCGTTGGCGGCCACCAGCAGCAGGTGCGGCGGCGCGTCGGGGCGTACGTGGCGGTCGGGCATGACCTCGTCGGGCGTGGCGCCTTCCGGGAAAGCCACGCGGCTCGGAAACTGCCGGAAGTCGTAGGAGTACGGCCCAGCGATACCGATCACGCCGCGCACCGCCGAGATGGGCACGCCCGCCCCGGCCAGCCAGCGGACGTTGTCCACCGCTTCGACCGCGTTGAACCCCCCGGCCGAGTGGCCCACCACAAACAGGTCGTCGGGGCGCCCGCCGTAGGTGGGAGCATTGTCACGCATCCACTTCAGAGCCGCCGCCGCGTCCTGCACATAGGTAGGGTAGCGGTTCTGTGGCGCGAGGCGGTAGCTCATGACACCGGTGACGTACCCGGCGCGGGCCAGACTCTCGCCGACGAACTGGTAGTCCGCCTTGTCGCCCCCCTGCCACGACCCGCCGTGGACAAACAGCACGGTCGGGGCGTTGCGGACCTGCGGGGGCGCATACACGTCAAGCAGGTTGCGGGCGTCGGGGCCGTAGCGCTGGTCACGCACGACCTTGAGCCCACGCGGGCTGTTCGTCGAATTGACGAGGCCCAGGGCCACACTTTCGAGCCGCGCGCCGGAGCACGAGGCCAGCGAGAGACCCAGGGCAAGCGCGCCCAGCCCCAGGGCGAGGGGGCGGCCCAGCCTGGGAAGGCGGCGGCGCGGGACGGACGAGAAAGCCATGTGCGCAGGGTAGAGCCGCGCCCCAGCCCCAAAGGCACCCTGCGCGACACTTGGGCCCCCTAGCCCCGCCCCGGCTGCCCGGCCCAGTGCTATCACCCGGGGCTGTGGCCCGGCGTGCGGTTGTGCGGGCCGGGAGCACGCTACCTTGCGGCCCATGAGTGCCCACGCCCCCGCGACAGACGCCATGGTGGTCGGCGGCGGCCCCGCCGGGCTGGCCCTGGCCGCCGAACTGGCCCGGCAGGGCCTGAGCGTGCGCGTGGTGGCCCCGCATCCCCCCCGGGCCTTCCCGGCGACCTACGGGGCGTGGCGCAGCGACCTTCCAGGCTGGGCCCAGGCCTGCGCCGCCCAGGTCTGGGCCGACGTGCGGGTCTATACCGGGCTCGGCCCCACCTCCTCCCCCACGCCCCTGCTGCGGCCCTACGCCCTGCTGGACAACGCGGCCCTGCTCGCGGCCCTGCTGGAGCGCGCTGGGCCGGGGCTGACCTGGACCCGGGGGCAGGCGACGGGCGCGGCGCGGCACGGCAACCTGTGGGCCGTGACGGGCGGGGCCAGCGAGACGTGGCACGCGCGGGTGGTCGTGGACGCCAGCGGGCACGGTGGGCTGCTGCGCCCCACCCACTTTCCGGGCGGCGCGGCCTTCCAGACAGCCTACGGCGTCGTGGCGCGCTTCCGGCAGCCACCCGCTGCGCCCGGCAGCATGGTCTGGATGGATTACCGCGCGCCCGCACCCGTGCGGGGCGAGGCCACCTTCCTGTATGCCATGCACCTGGGCGGCGACCGCTATTTCGTCGAGGAAACGAGCCTGATCGCCCGCCCCGGCCTGACCCGCGACGTTCTGGCCGCGCGGCTGCACGCCCGTCTGGCGGCCCAGGGCACTCCGCCCGGCGAGATCGAGAGCGAGGAATGGGTCCGTTTTCCCATGAACGCCGCCGCGCCGCCTGCGGGCGAGGTGCTCGCCTTCGGGGCGGCGGCGGGCGGAGTGCATCCGGTCAGCGGGTTTCAGGTGTCGGGCGCGCTGCGGGACGCGCCGGGCGTGGCGGCGGCCGTCGCCGGAGCGCTGGCCCGCGGCGAGGACGCGGCCTCGGCGGGGTGGGCCGCCCTGTGGCCCCCAGAGCGCCGCGCCGCCCGCGAGGTGCAGTTGCTGGGCGTCCGCGCCCTGCTCACGCTGCCGCCCGCCGCCCTGCCCGAATTCTTCCGGGCGTTCTTCGCGCTGCCCCAGCAGCAGTGGCAGGCCTTTCTGGACCCGCAGACGGGCGCGGGCGAACTGGCCCGCACGATGTTGCGTCTCTTCGCCGGAGCGCCGGGTGCGGTGCGCCTGCCGCTGGCCCGCGCCGCCCTGGCCGAACCGGGGGCCAGTGGACGGGCGCTGCGGGCCGCCGCTGCCCCGCCGGCGCCCATGCCCGCACCGACCCTAAAGGTCGCCTCGCCGTCCTCCCATCCCGCAGCCGCGGCCGGGCGCGAGGCTGGGTCATGACCAAAGCGGAGAACAGCGACGTGGACACCCACGAAATCATCGAGAGCGCCATGCAGGGGGCCGACGGCAACGAGGATGCCAGCGGCCTGGACCCCAATCCCGCCGTGCGCGGGGAGAAGTTGCAGGAAGTGCAGGAGAACCTCGCGGAAGTCAGCGGCGAGCAGGACTGACCTCCCGCGGCGACCGCCCCGGCCGACCGTGCCGGGGCGGTTTTATACTGCGTCCATGTCCCTTCTCGACATGATCGGCCCTGTGATGATCGGCCCGAGCAGCAGCCACACGGCGGGCGCCTGCCGACTGGGGCTGGTCGCGCATCATCTGCTGGGCGAACCCGCCAAGACGGCCACCATCGGCCTGCACGCCTCGTTCGCCAAGACCGGGCGTGGACACGGCACCCACCTCGCGCTCGTGGCGGGGCTGCTGGGCTACTCGCCCGACGATCCCCGGCTGCCCCAGGCCTTCGCGGAGGCCGAGCGGGCGGGTCTGAGCGCCGAGTTCCGTGAGGTGGACCTGGGCGACGTGCACCCCAACACCGCGCGCATCGAGTTGCGCGGCGAGACGGGGCAGGTCATGGTGCAGGGCAGCAGTACGGGCGGCGGCGTGATCCTGGTCACGCAGGTGCAGGGCCTGGGCGTGAACTTCAGCGCGGCCAGCCCCACCGTCCTGCTGCGCTACCAGGACGCGGTCGGCATGATCGCCCGCGTCGCTAGCACCGTCGCGGCCGACGGCGTGAACATCGCAGCCCTGACCTGCACCCGCGAGAACCGGGGCGGTCAGGCCCTGCTCGCC
Above is a genomic segment from Deinococcus sp. Leaf326 containing:
- a CDS encoding alpha/beta hydrolase, whose protein sequence is MAFSSVPRRRLPRLGRPLALGLGALALGLSLASCSGARLESVALGLVNSTNSPRGLKVVRDQRYGPDARNLLDVYAPPQVRNAPTVLFVHGGSWQGGDKADYQFVGESLARAGYVTGVMSYRLAPQNRYPTYVQDAAAALKWMRDNAPTYGGRPDDLFVVGHSAGGFNAVEAVDNVRWLAGAGVPISAVRGVIGIAGPYSYDFRQFPSRVAFPEGATPDEVMPDRHVRPDAPPHLLLVAANDTTVYPENAINMEAALKKAGIPVTLTVLPKLNHVTIIGAAARNLTFLGATRQQMISFIEAHRLR
- the sdaAB gene encoding L-serine ammonia-lyase, iron-sulfur-dependent subunit beta, producing the protein MSLLDMIGPVMIGPSSSHTAGACRLGLVAHHLLGEPAKTATIGLHASFAKTGRGHGTHLALVAGLLGYSPDDPRLPQAFAEAERAGLSAEFREVDLGDVHPNTARIELRGETGQVMVQGSSTGGGVILVTQVQGLGVNFSAASPTVLLRYQDAVGMIARVASTVAADGVNIAALTCTRENRGGQALLAIELDAPLSPEALAFFTAWKDTNWVRLLPKLMDG
- a CDS encoding lycopene cyclase family protein, producing MSAHAPATDAMVVGGGPAGLALAAELARQGLSVRVVAPHPPRAFPATYGAWRSDLPGWAQACAAQVWADVRVYTGLGPTSSPTPLLRPYALLDNAALLAALLERAGPGLTWTRGQATGAARHGNLWAVTGGASETWHARVVVDASGHGGLLRPTHFPGGAAFQTAYGVVARFRQPPAAPGSMVWMDYRAPAPVRGEATFLYAMHLGGDRYFVEETSLIARPGLTRDVLAARLHARLAAQGTPPGEIESEEWVRFPMNAAAPPAGEVLAFGAAAGGVHPVSGFQVSGALRDAPGVAAAVAGALARGEDAASAGWAALWPPERRAAREVQLLGVRALLTLPPAALPEFFRAFFALPQQQWQAFLDPQTGAGELARTMLRLFAGAPGAVRLPLARAALAEPGASGRALRAAAAPPAPMPAPTLKVASPSSHPAAAAGREAGS
- the recO gene encoding DNA repair protein RecO; this encodes MRSRTANRSGVVIRRRVLPAGDIIVTLLTPQGKLKAIARGGVRGPLSSRLNLFHHVGVQLYQTPQSDLATVKQAVLEGALPRLAEPERYAFAHLMAEFADALFQEGEFSEQAFDLFAGALRGVAFQPDPEWVALVMSYKLLGLAGIVPQTLRCARCGAPNPAHPDPLGGQLLCGGCAALPPYPPEALDFLRQAVRRSVRVSMDSPVPGSQRPALWRALERFVTVQVGGVQSWRQLVPTADVAVPA